Proteins co-encoded in one Bacillus infantis NRRL B-14911 genomic window:
- the rlmH gene encoding 23S rRNA (pseudouridine(1915)-N(3))-methyltransferase RlmH codes for MNISIITVGKLKEKYLKQGIDEYLKRLSAYAKMDIIEVPDEKAPEELSDIEMIQVKQKEGERILAKIHPDAHVIALAIEGKMKSSEELADTIDKLATYGKSKIAFVIGGSLGLSQEVLQRSDEKLSFSKMTFPHQLMKLVLLEQVYRSFRINRGEPYHK; via the coding sequence GTGAATATCTCAATCATCACCGTTGGAAAGCTAAAAGAAAAGTACCTGAAACAGGGCATCGACGAATACCTCAAGCGCCTGTCCGCCTACGCCAAAATGGATATCATCGAAGTCCCTGACGAAAAAGCCCCCGAAGAACTGAGCGACATTGAAATGATTCAGGTCAAGCAAAAAGAAGGCGAAAGAATCCTCGCCAAAATTCATCCCGATGCCCATGTCATCGCCCTGGCTATTGAAGGGAAGATGAAATCATCTGAGGAGCTTGCTGATACGATCGATAAATTGGCTACATACGGAAAAAGCAAAATTGCCTTTGTTATTGGAGGATCACTTGGCTTGAGCCAGGAGGTTTTGCAGCGGTCAGATGAGAAGCTGTCATTTTCGAAGATGACATTTCCGCATCAGCTGATGAAGCTGGTTTTGCTGGAGCAGGTTTATCGGAGCTTTCGGATCAATCGGGGGGAGCCTTATCATAAGTAG
- a CDS encoding CxxH/CxxC protein, whose product MIYSCEEHIDIAIDTVVDEYETFPVMNKIEDSQLSTTCEYCRNKAVYMVANK is encoded by the coding sequence ATGATTTACAGCTGCGAAGAACACATTGATATAGCCATTGATACCGTGGTGGACGAGTATGAAACGTTCCCTGTGATGAATAAAATTGAAGACAGCCAGTTATCAACAACCTGTGAATATTGTCGAAATAAGGCAGTATATATGGTGGCGAACAAGTGA
- a CDS encoding S1C family serine protease: MGYYDQDYQNRYKKQKGNKGGYFLASLIGIILGAILVIVAVPKLIDYDVLPYSANEDAGQANTGGSNNNVTTRNVSLNVESDITKAVDKAGDAVVGIDNIQNASMWSGAEEGDGQTAGTGSGVIYKKEGGKAYVVTNHHVVEGASRIEVTLADGTKIPAKLRGSDIWTDLAVLEVEGEKIDKVAEFGDSDALKIGEPVIAIGNPLGPTFSGSVTQGIVSGLERAIPVDINQDGTVDWQAEVLQTDAAINPGNSGGALININGQVIGINSMKIAQDTVEGIGLSIPINSAQPVISDLEQFGEVKRPYMGVELRSVNEIPAYYQQEALKLPEDVTNGVAVIRVSPNSPADQAGLQEFDVIVEMDGEQINDVIDLRKHLYNNKQVGDQMKVKFYRGGKAQETTLKLSGETI, from the coding sequence TTGGGTTATTATGATCAGGATTATCAGAACCGCTATAAAAAGCAAAAAGGAAATAAGGGCGGCTATTTCTTGGCCAGCCTGATCGGCATCATCCTTGGCGCCATACTGGTCATTGTCGCTGTCCCTAAGCTGATTGACTATGATGTGCTCCCATACTCAGCGAACGAGGATGCAGGACAGGCTAATACAGGCGGAAGCAATAATAATGTCACCACCCGCAATGTTTCGCTCAATGTCGAATCAGATATAACGAAAGCAGTCGATAAAGCCGGCGATGCGGTTGTCGGCATCGATAACATCCAGAATGCGAGCATGTGGTCAGGCGCAGAAGAAGGGGACGGCCAGACAGCTGGAACCGGCTCAGGCGTCATTTATAAAAAAGAAGGCGGCAAAGCCTATGTCGTGACGAACCATCACGTGGTAGAGGGAGCTTCAAGGATTGAAGTGACACTTGCAGATGGAACGAAAATCCCGGCCAAGCTGCGCGGCAGCGATATTTGGACCGACCTTGCCGTATTGGAGGTCGAAGGGGAAAAAATCGATAAAGTTGCTGAATTCGGCGATTCAGATGCTTTGAAAATCGGCGAACCGGTCATTGCCATCGGAAATCCGCTTGGACCAACCTTCTCAGGTTCTGTTACCCAGGGAATCGTTTCAGGCCTTGAGCGTGCCATTCCGGTTGACATCAACCAGGACGGGACAGTAGACTGGCAGGCAGAAGTCCTGCAGACTGATGCTGCCATCAATCCGGGGAACAGCGGCGGTGCCCTCATCAATATCAATGGTCAGGTGATCGGCATCAACTCGATGAAGATTGCCCAGGATACGGTTGAAGGAATCGGCTTATCGATCCCGATCAACTCGGCCCAGCCGGTCATCAGCGACCTGGAACAGTTCGGGGAAGTGAAAAGGCCGTATATGGGTGTTGAGCTGCGCTCTGTTAATGAAATACCTGCCTACTATCAGCAGGAAGCCCTGAAGCTGCCTGAGGATGTGACAAACGGTGTTGCAGTCATCCGTGTGTCTCCTAACTCACCGGCCGACCAGGCAGGATTGCAGGAATTTGATGTTATCGTCGAAATGGACGGCGAGCAGATCAATGATGTCATCGATCTCAGGAAGCATCTGTATAATAACAAGCAGGTCGGAGATCAGATGAAAGTGAAATTTTACCGCGGCGGAAAGGCACAGGAAACAACCCTGAAGCTGTCAGGCGAAACTATCTAA